In Fusobacterium canifelinum, a genomic segment contains:
- a CDS encoding polyprenyl synthetase family protein — MKDFQVYLKEKTDFFETELKKELKELSYPETIAKGMEYAILNGGKRLRPFLLFVTLELLNEDINKGVKSAIALEMIHSYSLVHDDLPALDNDDYRRGKLTTHKVFGEAEGILIGDSLLTYAFYVLSQKNLELLSSEQIVNIISKTSEYSGINGMIGGQMIDIQSENKKIDLETLKYIHSHKTGKLIKLPIEIACIIANVEKDKRKVLEEYADLIGLAFQVKDDILDVEGTFEDLGKPVGSDVDLHKATYPSILGIEESKKILNDTVKKAKEIIKNKFGDETGKILISLTDFIKDRNK; from the coding sequence ATGAAGGATTTCCAAGTTTATTTAAAAGAAAAAACTGATTTTTTTGAAACTGAATTAAAAAAAGAATTAAAAGAACTTTCTTACCCTGAAACTATTGCTAAGGGTATGGAGTATGCTATTTTAAATGGTGGAAAGAGATTAAGACCTTTTTTACTTTTTGTAACATTAGAATTGTTAAATGAGGATATAAATAAAGGTGTAAAATCTGCAATAGCATTAGAGATGATACATTCATATTCTCTTGTTCATGATGATTTGCCAGCTCTTGACAATGATGATTATAGGAGAGGCAAATTAACAACTCATAAAGTCTTTGGTGAAGCAGAAGGAATACTTATAGGAGATTCACTTTTAACTTATGCTTTTTATGTTCTTTCTCAGAAAAATTTAGAATTGTTATCTTCTGAACAGATTGTGAATATCATTTCAAAAACTTCTGAATATTCAGGAATAAATGGAATGATAGGTGGACAGATGATAGATATTCAAAGTGAAAATAAGAAAATAGATTTGGAAACTTTAAAATATATTCATAGTCATAAAACAGGAAAATTAATTAAACTTCCTATTGAAATAGCTTGTATCATTGCTAATGTGGAAAAAGATAAAAGAAAAGTTTTAGAAGAATATGCGGATTTAATTGGTTTAGCTTTTCAAGTTAAAGATGATATTTTAGATGTTGAAGGAACTTTTGAAGATTTAGGAAAACCTGTGGGTAGTGATGTTGATTTACATAAGGCTACTTATCCAAGTATTTTAGGAATAGAAGAAAGTAAAAAAATTTTAAATGATACTGTTAAAAAAGCAAAAGAAATTATTAAAAACAAGTTTGGAGATGAAACAGGAAAAATTTTAATTTCTCTTACAGATTTTATAAAGGATAGAAATAAATAA
- a CDS encoding LexA family protein: protein MLDIGKMIKNLRMNKGISQEKLAEMLGINKASIANYETGRRSLTIDKLEELLKCLDTTITEFFCSDKMENLIDTNKTLKNIPIITKISVEKNYNFSEYLKLPISIAQKVDFATFMLDDSMEPEIKDFDLLFVQDTQFLENGAMGIFFLNENIYCKRFFKNPIENKITLKSINPKYKPINIQNNDNFRIIGKIVGKLEYNI from the coding sequence TTGTTAGATATAGGAAAAATGATTAAAAATTTAAGAATGAATAAAGGAATTTCTCAAGAAAAACTTGCAGAAATGTTAGGAATAAATAAAGCTAGTATAGCAAATTATGAAACTGGGAGAAGATCTTTAACTATTGATAAACTAGAAGAACTTTTGAAATGTTTAGATACAACAATAACAGAATTCTTTTGTTCAGATAAAATGGAAAATCTAATTGATACAAATAAAACTTTAAAAAATATTCCAATCATTACTAAGATTAGTGTTGAAAAAAATTATAACTTTTCTGAATACTTAAAACTTCCTATATCTATTGCTCAAAAGGTTGATTTCGCAACATTTATGCTAGATGATAGTATGGAGCCTGAAATAAAAGACTTTGATTTGCTCTTTGTTCAAGATACACAATTTCTTGAAAATGGAGCTATGGGTATTTTTTTTCTAAATGAGAATATTTATTGTAAAAGATTTTTTAAAAACCCTATTGAAAATAAAATAACCTTAAAATCTATTAATCCTAAATATAAACCTATAAATATTCAAAATAATGATAATTTTAGAATTATTGGAAAGATTGTTGGAAAACTTGAATATAATATTTAA
- a CDS encoding isoprenyl transferase, protein MEKNIPNHIAIIMDGNGRWAKKRGLARSFGHMEGAKTLRKALEYLTEIGVKYLTVYAFSTENWNRPQDEVSTLMKLFLKYIKSERKNMMKNRIRFFVSGRKNNVPEKLQKEIEKLEEETKNNDKITLNIAFNYGSRAEIVDAVNRIIKDGKENITEEDFSKYLYNDFPDPDLVIRTSGEMRISNFLLWQIAYSEFYITDTLWPDFDEKEIDKAIESYNQRERRFGGVKNV, encoded by the coding sequence ATGGAAAAGAATATACCCAATCATATTGCAATAATTATGGATGGTAATGGGAGATGGGCAAAAAAGAGAGGGCTTGCTAGAAGTTTTGGGCATATGGAAGGAGCAAAAACATTAAGGAAAGCACTTGAATATTTAACAGAAATTGGTGTTAAATATTTAACTGTTTATGCTTTTTCAACAGAAAATTGGAATAGACCACAAGATGAAGTTTCAACACTTATGAAACTATTTTTAAAATATATAAAAAGTGAAAGAAAAAATATGATGAAAAATAGGATACGTTTTTTTGTTTCAGGTAGAAAAAACAATGTTCCAGAAAAATTGCAAAAAGAAATTGAAAAGTTAGAAGAAGAAACTAAAAATAATGATAAAATAACATTAAATATAGCATTTAACTATGGAAGTAGAGCAGAAATAGTTGATGCAGTGAATAGAATAATAAAAGATGGAAAAGAAAATATAACAGAAGAAGATTTTTCTAAGTATTTATACAATGATTTTCCAGATCCAGATTTAGTTATAAGAACAAGTGGAGAGATGAGGATATCAAACTTCTTATTATGGCAAATAGCTTATTCAGAGTTTTATATCACAGATACTTTATGGCCAGATTTTGATGAAAAAGAAATAGATAAGGCTATTGAGAGTTACAACCAAAGAGAAAGAAGATTTGGAGGAGTGAAAAATGTTTAA
- a CDS encoding phosphatidate cytidylyltransferase has protein sequence MFKWNRVLVALIGVPLLLFIYAGESFFRINLYGLPMLIFTNLVIGIGTYEFYKMIKISGKEVYDKFGIIVAITIPNLVYLSNQSHYSYLEQELIAVVLIVATIFMLTYRVFRNQIKGTLEKVSYTLLGIIYVSVFFSQIINLYFLGAVFPLILQVLVWVSDTSAGIVGVTIGRKFFKNGFTEISPKKSVEGALGSIIFTGLAFVLIVVLYIERINGATIGEIFLSFIMGAIISVVAQIGDLIESLFKRECGVKDSGTILMGHGGILDRFDSMILVLPFVTMVLYFFHLYISYQYRI, from the coding sequence ATGTTTAAGTGGAATAGAGTTTTAGTTGCATTGATAGGAGTTCCATTATTACTATTTATTTATGCAGGTGAGAGCTTTTTCAGAATAAATCTTTATGGATTACCTATGCTAATTTTTACAAATCTAGTCATTGGTATAGGAACTTATGAATTTTACAAGATGATAAAAATATCAGGGAAAGAAGTATATGATAAATTTGGAATAATTGTTGCCATAACAATACCAAATTTAGTATATCTTAGCAATCAAAGTCATTATAGTTATTTAGAGCAAGAATTAATTGCAGTTGTGTTAATAGTTGCAACTATTTTTATGTTAACATATAGAGTTTTTAGAAATCAAATAAAAGGGACTTTGGAGAAAGTATCTTATACTTTACTAGGAATAATATATGTATCTGTGTTTTTCTCACAAATAATAAATCTCTATTTTTTAGGAGCAGTATTTCCATTAATTCTTCAAGTTTTAGTTTGGGTGTCAGATACATCAGCTGGAATAGTTGGAGTTACAATAGGAAGAAAATTTTTTAAAAATGGCTTTACAGAAATAAGTCCAAAAAAGTCTGTTGAAGGAGCATTGGGTTCAATTATTTTTACAGGTCTAGCTTTTGTATTAATTGTTGTTTTATATATTGAAAGAATTAATGGAGCAACAATAGGAGAAATATTTTTATCGTTTATTATGGGAGCTATAATATCTGTTGTTGCTCAAATTGGAGATTTAATAGAATCATTGTTTAAAAGAGAATGTGGAGTTAAAGATTCTGGAACTATACTTATGGGACATGGTGGAATATTAGATAGATTTGATAGTATGATATTAGTTTTACCTTTTGTAACTATGGTGCTATATTTCTTTCATCTATATATAAGTTATCAATATAGAATTTAA
- the dxr gene encoding 1-deoxy-D-xylulose-5-phosphate reductoisomerase, with protein sequence MKKILILGSTGSIGTNALELIRNNREQYQVVGISGNKNIELLKKQIEEFKPTSIYVGSEQDALKLKKEYPFLKEIYFGENGLAELSKNSDYDIILTAVSGAIGIDSTVEAIKREKRIALANKETMVSAGAYINKLLKEYPKAEIVPVDSEHSALFQSLQGFKKENVKKLIITASGGTFRGKDLAYLENVTVEQALKHPNWSMGKKITIDSSTLVNKGLEVIEAHELFNVDYDNIEVIVHPQSIVHSMVEYVDGSIIAQMGVANMKTPIFYAFTYPEKEFNSSINFLNLIKTNNLTFEEADRKTFKGIDLAYRAGKIGGTMPTVFNASNEVAVELFMKKKIKFLDVYRIIEEAMNSHQVLSLNTDNALNIIKEVDKETRKKVREQWEK encoded by the coding sequence ATGAAAAAGATTTTAATTCTTGGTTCAACTGGAAGTATAGGAACAAATGCTCTTGAACTTATTAGAAATAATAGAGAACAATATCAAGTTGTTGGTATTAGTGGAAATAAAAATATAGAACTATTAAAAAAGCAAATTGAAGAATTTAAACCTACATCTATTTATGTAGGTTCTGAACAAGATGCTTTAAAATTAAAAAAAGAATATCCTTTTTTAAAAGAAATTTATTTTGGAGAAAATGGACTAGCAGAGCTTTCTAAAAATTCTGATTATGATATTATATTGACAGCAGTAAGTGGGGCAATAGGTATAGATTCAACTGTTGAAGCTATAAAAAGAGAGAAAAGAATAGCTCTTGCCAATAAAGAAACTATGGTGTCAGCAGGAGCATATATAAATAAACTTTTAAAAGAGTATCCAAAAGCTGAAATTGTTCCAGTGGATAGTGAACATTCGGCATTATTTCAATCATTACAAGGATTTAAGAAAGAGAATGTAAAAAAATTAATAATAACAGCAAGTGGTGGAACATTTAGAGGAAAAGACTTAGCTTATTTAGAGAATGTTACTGTGGAACAAGCATTGAAACACCCAAATTGGTCTATGGGTAAAAAAATTACTATTGATTCTTCAACATTGGTAAATAAAGGGCTTGAAGTTATAGAGGCACATGAGTTATTCAATGTGGATTATGATAATATAGAAGTTATTGTACACCCACAAAGTATAGTTCATTCTATGGTTGAATATGTTGATGGAAGCATTATAGCACAAATGGGAGTGGCTAATATGAAAACTCCAATATTTTATGCTTTTACTTATCCTGAAAAAGAATTTAATTCTTCAATAAATTTTTTAAATTTAATAAAAACTAATAACTTAACTTTTGAAGAAGCTGATAGAAAAACTTTTAAAGGTATAGATTTAGCTTATAGAGCTGGGAAAATTGGAGGTACAATGCCAACAGTTTTTAATGCTTCAAATGAAGTTGCAGTTGAATTATTTATGAAGAAAAAAATAAAATTCTTAGATGTTTATAGAATTATTGAAGAAGCTATGAATAGTCATCAAGTATTATCTTTAAATACTGATAATGCTTTAAATATTATAAAAGAAGTTGATAAAGAAACAAGAAAGAAAGTGAGAGAACAATGGGAAAAATAA
- a CDS encoding dTMP kinase yields the protein MGKIIVIEGTDSSGKETQTKLLYERVKKIHDKTIRISFPNYDSPACEPVKMYLAGRFGTDATKVNPYPISTMYAIDRYASFKQDWEKKYIDDYVIITDRYVTSNMVHQASKIKDNEEKDEYLKWLVDLEYNKNKIPEPDIVIFLKMPIDKAKELMENRKNKIDGSEKKDIHEVNEGYLKKSYDNATAISKKYNWCEIECVENNKIKSIEKINDEIFSKIKKIIEY from the coding sequence ATGGGAAAAATAATTGTTATAGAGGGTACGGATTCAAGTGGAAAAGAAACTCAAACAAAATTATTGTATGAAAGAGTAAAAAAAATACACGATAAAACTATAAGAATTTCTTTTCCTAATTATGACAGTCCTGCATGTGAGCCAGTTAAAATGTATTTGGCAGGAAGATTTGGAACAGATGCAACTAAGGTAAATCCTTATCCTATATCAACTATGTATGCTATTGATAGATATGCTTCTTTCAAACAAGATTGGGAGAAAAAATATATTGACGATTATGTTATAATAACAGATAGATATGTAACTTCTAATATGGTACATCAAGCCTCTAAAATTAAAGATAATGAAGAAAAAGATGAATATTTGAAGTGGCTTGTAGATTTGGAGTATAATAAAAATAAAATTCCAGAACCAGATATAGTTATTTTTTTGAAAATGCCAATAGATAAAGCCAAAGAACTTATGGAGAATAGAAAAAATAAAATTGATGGATCAGAAAAAAAAGATATACATGAAGTAAATGAAGGCTATTTAAAAAAATCTTATGATAATGCAACAGCTATTTCAAAAAAATATAATTGGTGTGAAATAGAATGTGTTGAAAACAATAAAATTAAAAGCATAGAGAAAATAAATGATGAAATTTTCTCTAAAATTAAAAAGATAATAGAATATTAA
- a CDS encoding M50 family metallopeptidase codes for MAFLIAVVMLGLIIFVHELGHFLTAKLFKMPVSEFSIGMGPQVFSIDTKKTTYSFRAIPIGGYVNIEGMEVGSEVENGFSSKPAYQRFVVLFAGVFMNFLMAFILLFATAKISGRIEYDSNAIIGGLVKGGANEQILKVDDKVLELDGKKINVWTDISEVTKISQDKKEISALIERNGKVENLTLKLTRDVENNRVVLGISPKYKKVDLTTTESLDFAKNSFNSIFTDTIKGFFTLFSGKVSLKEVSGPVGIFKVVGEVSKFGWISIASLCVVLSINIGVLNLLPIPALDGGRIIFVLLELFGIKVNKKWEEKLHKGGMILLLFFILMISVNDVWKLFN; via the coding sequence ATGGCATTTTTAATCGCAGTAGTAATGCTGGGCTTAATAATATTTGTACATGAATTAGGGCATTTTTTGACTGCTAAACTTTTCAAAATGCCTGTGAGTGAATTTTCAATAGGAATGGGTCCACAGGTTTTTTCAATTGATACAAAGAAAACAACATATTCTTTTAGAGCAATTCCAATAGGAGGATATGTTAATATAGAAGGAATGGAAGTTGGAAGTGAAGTAGAAAATGGTTTTAGTTCTAAACCAGCTTATCAAAGATTTGTAGTTTTATTTGCAGGAGTTTTTATGAACTTCTTAATGGCTTTTATATTACTTTTTGCAACAGCTAAGATAAGTGGTAGAATAGAATATGATTCTAATGCTATCATTGGTGGTTTGGTAAAAGGTGGAGCTAATGAGCAAATATTAAAAGTAGATGACAAAGTTTTGGAATTAGATGGAAAAAAAATAAATGTATGGACAGATATTTCAGAAGTTACAAAAATATCACAAGATAAGAAAGAGATATCTGCTCTGATAGAAAGAAATGGTAAAGTAGAAAATTTAACTTTAAAATTAACAAGAGATGTGGAGAACAACAGAGTTGTATTAGGAATTTCTCCAAAATATAAAAAGGTAGATTTAACAACTACAGAAAGTTTAGATTTTGCAAAAAATTCTTTTAATTCTATTTTTACAGATACTATAAAAGGTTTTTTTACTCTTTTTTCAGGTAAAGTTAGTTTAAAAGAAGTTAGTGGACCTGTTGGTATTTTTAAAGTTGTAGGAGAAGTTTCAAAATTTGGTTGGATATCTATTGCAAGTTTATGTGTAGTTCTTTCAATAAATATAGGAGTATTAAATTTATTGCCTATACCTGCACTTGATGGAGGAAGAATTATTTTCGTACTTTTAGAACTTTTTGGAATAAAAGTTAATAAGAAATGGGAAGAAAAATTACATAAAGGTGGAATGATTCTTTTATTATTTTTTATTCTAATGATTAGTGTTAATGATGTCTGGAAACTTTTTAATTAA
- a CDS encoding sigma-54-dependent transcriptional regulator — protein sequence MKNAILAISEKKEILKQIRKELAEKYEVITFNNLLDAIDMVRESDFDLILLDNALEGISVGEAKKKLTSIGKDFITVALVDEINEAETKELEKFGIFAYLLKPIKIEDLDAIILPSLNGLELIKENKRLEEKLSILEEDTDIIGQSAKIKDVRNLIEKIADSDLPVLIVGETGTGKDIIAKEIHRKSDRNKGKYAQVSCALYPGELIERELFGYERGAFLGANASKKGLLEEIDGGTVYIEDIAKMDIKVQSRFLKAIEYGEFKRVGGTKVRKSNVRFLVGTDIDLKQETEKGKFRKDLYHRLTALTIEVPPLRERKEDIPVLANYFLNKIVRILHKETPVISGEAMKFLMEYYYPGNIMELKNLIERMALLSKDKILDVEQLPLEIKTKSDIVENKTVVGVGPLKEILEQEIYSLEEVERVVIAIALQKTRWNKQETSKILGIGRTTLYEKIRKYGLDTK from the coding sequence ATGAAAAATGCAATATTAGCAATTTCAGAAAAGAAGGAAATACTAAAACAAATAAGAAAAGAACTAGCAGAAAAATATGAAGTGATTACCTTCAATAATTTATTAGATGCGATAGATATGGTAAGAGAAAGTGACTTTGATTTAATATTATTAGACAATGCCCTAGAAGGAATCTCAGTAGGAGAAGCAAAGAAAAAATTAACAAGTATAGGAAAAGATTTTATAACAGTTGCTTTAGTAGATGAAATAAATGAAGCAGAAACAAAAGAATTAGAAAAGTTTGGAATTTTTGCATATTTATTAAAACCAATAAAAATTGAAGATTTAGATGCAATAATTTTACCTTCATTAAATGGTTTAGAATTAATTAAAGAAAATAAAAGATTAGAAGAAAAATTAAGTATATTAGAAGAAGATACTGATATTATAGGACAATCAGCAAAAATAAAAGATGTTAGAAATCTTATAGAAAAGATAGCTGACAGTGATTTACCTGTTTTAATAGTTGGAGAAACTGGAACTGGTAAAGATATAATAGCAAAAGAAATTCACAGAAAAAGTGATAGAAATAAAGGAAAATATGCTCAAGTTAGTTGTGCATTATATCCAGGAGAACTTATTGAAAGAGAATTATTTGGATATGAAAGAGGAGCTTTTTTAGGAGCTAATGCAAGTAAAAAAGGACTTTTAGAAGAAATTGATGGAGGAACAGTATACATTGAAGATATAGCTAAAATGGATATCAAAGTTCAATCAAGATTTTTAAAAGCTATTGAATATGGAGAATTTAAAAGAGTTGGAGGAACAAAAGTAAGAAAGTCTAATGTAAGATTTTTAGTTGGTACAGATATAGATTTAAAACAAGAAACTGAAAAAGGAAAATTCAGAAAAGATTTATATCATAGATTAACTGCTTTAACTATAGAAGTTCCACCTTTAAGAGAAAGAAAAGAAGATATTCCTGTACTTGCTAACTATTTCTTAAATAAAATTGTTAGAATATTACACAAGGAAACTCCAGTTATTTCAGGAGAAGCTATGAAATTTTTAATGGAATACTATTATCCTGGTAACATAATGGAACTTAAAAATTTAATTGAAAGAATGGCATTATTATCTAAAGATAAAATTTTAGATGTAGAACAATTACCATTAGAAATTAAAACAAAATCTGATATAGTAGAAAATAAAACAGTTGTAGGGGTTGGACCATTAAAAGAAATATTAGAACAAGAAATTTATAGTTTAGAAGAAGTAGAAAGAGTTGTAATTGCTATTGCATTACAAAAAACTAGATGGAATAAACAAGAAACTTCTAAGATTTTAGGTATAGGTAGAACAACTCTATATGAAAAAATAAGAAAATACGGTTTAGATACAAAGTAA
- a CDS encoding peptidylprolyl isomerase, producing the protein MSIRKFRKKMKPFIIILTVVFILSLAYGGYESYRTSRANKKAQEAMLLNKDYIQKIDIERAKQELSRSYADRVDKDIVDILAFNEVIDKNLTLHIAKDLKVKVPSSEVNKQYEELESSMGDKEQFRRMLQVRGLTKDSLKNQIEENLLMQKTREEFAKNINPTDEEINAYMALYSIPADKKEEAINLYKSEKGAEAFREALLKARKEMQIKDLAPEYENLLEKTAYEEEGFTITNLDLARSVANVMLGQKISREDAEKQAKEMISRQIKMAKIAKEKGVKVNENLDSISQFQDYYVGLAEKVRDEVKPTDDELMKFFNANRAKYSIPATADAKLIFISVKSGKEDDDLAKEKAEKLLSELTPENFTEKGKSLGNNQDIIYQDLGTFGTKAMVKEFEEALKDVPSNTLVNKVIKTKFGYHVAFVKENNNNQQWTVEHILLVPYPSEKTVTEKLEKLNKVKADIETGTLTLSDKIDEDVIQSFDAKGITPDGIIPDFVYSPEIAKAVFGTELNKVGIINPNKATIVVFQKTKEVKAEEANFDKSKEQIKSDYINKKVAEYMSKLF; encoded by the coding sequence ATGTCAATAAGAAAATTTCGTAAAAAGATGAAACCTTTTATTATTATACTAACAGTTGTTTTTATATTGTCTTTAGCATATGGAGGATATGAAAGTTACAGAACAAGTAGAGCTAATAAAAAGGCACAAGAAGCTATGCTTTTAAACAAAGATTATATACAAAAAATTGATATAGAAAGAGCAAAACAAGAGCTTTCAAGGAGCTATGCAGATAGAGTTGACAAAGATATAGTTGATATACTTGCCTTTAATGAAGTTATAGATAAAAATTTAACTTTACATATTGCAAAAGATTTAAAAGTAAAAGTTCCTAGTTCAGAAGTTAATAAACAATATGAAGAACTTGAGTCATCTATGGGAGATAAAGAACAATTTAGAAGAATGTTACAAGTTCGTGGACTTACAAAAGACTCATTAAAAAATCAAATTGAAGAAAATTTATTAATGCAAAAAACAAGAGAAGAATTTGCTAAAAATATAAATCCTACTGATGAAGAAATAAATGCTTATATGGCTTTATATTCAATCCCAGCTGATAAAAAAGAAGAAGCAATAAATTTATATAAATCTGAAAAAGGAGCAGAAGCATTTAGAGAAGCTTTATTAAAAGCTAGAAAAGAAATGCAAATAAAAGATTTAGCTCCTGAATATGAAAATTTATTAGAAAAAACTGCTTATGAAGAAGAAGGATTTACTATAACAAACCTTGATTTAGCTAGAAGTGTTGCAAATGTTATGTTAGGTCAAAAAATTTCTAGGGAAGATGCTGAAAAGCAAGCTAAAGAAATGATAAGTAGACAAATAAAAATGGCAAAAATAGCTAAAGAAAAAGGTGTAAAAGTTAATGAAAACTTAGATTCTATTTCTCAATTCCAAGATTATTATGTTGGATTAGCTGAAAAAGTTAGAGATGAAGTAAAACCTACTGATGATGAGTTAATGAAATTCTTTAATGCAAATAGAGCAAAATATAGTATCCCTGCAACAGCAGATGCAAAGTTGATATTTATTAGTGTAAAATCTGGAAAAGAAGATGATGATTTAGCAAAAGAGAAAGCAGAAAAATTATTATCAGAATTAACTCCAGAAAACTTTACAGAAAAAGGAAAAAGTTTAGGAAATAATCAAGATATAATTTATCAAGACTTAGGAACATTTGGTACAAAAGCTATGGTTAAAGAATTTGAAGAAGCTCTTAAAGATGTTCCTTCAAATACATTAGTTAATAAAGTTATCAAGACAAAATTTGGTTATCATGTTGCCTTTGTAAAAGAAAATAACAATAATCAACAATGGACAGTAGAACATATTTTATTAGTTCCATATCCTTCTGAAAAAACTGTGACAGAGAAACTTGAAAAATTAAATAAAGTAAAAGCTGATATAGAAACTGGAACTTTAACATTAAGTGATAAAATTGATGAAGATGTAATTCAAAGTTTTGATGCTAAGGGAATAACACCTGATGGTATAATACCAGATTTTGTATATAGCCCTGAAATAGCAAAAGCAGTGTTTGGTACAGAATTAAATAAGGTAGGAATAATTAATCCTAATAAAGCAACAATAGTTGTATTCCAAAAAACTAAAGAAGTAAAAGCAGAAGAGGCTAATTTTGATAAATCAAAAGAACAAATAAAAAGTGATTATATAAATAAAAAAGTTGCAGAATATATGTCAAAATTATTCTAA